The following are from one region of the Alicyclobacillus fastidiosus genome:
- a CDS encoding helix-turn-helix domain-containing protein — MIGERIKQLRLAKGLSLSELAESSGVAKSYLSAIERSLQGNPSIQIIEKLASVLDVSVPTLLLPDDVDADENEVLDPEWMKLAQEAMNSGITKEQFREYLEFQKWRLKNGEQ, encoded by the coding sequence TTGATTGGCGAACGCATCAAGCAACTACGACTTGCTAAAGGGCTTTCACTGTCTGAACTCGCGGAGTCATCTGGCGTCGCGAAATCCTATCTGAGTGCTATTGAACGCTCACTTCAGGGGAATCCCTCCATTCAAATCATTGAGAAACTCGCTTCCGTGCTCGACGTATCTGTTCCGACCCTATTACTTCCAGACGATGTGGACGCAGATGAGAACGAAGTGCTCGATCCTGAATGGATGAAATTAGCACAAGAGGCCATGAATTCTGGCATCACCAAGGAACAATTTCGTGAATACCTCGAATTTCAAAAATGGCGTTTAAAGAATGGGGAGCAATGA